Proteins encoded together in one Telopea speciosissima isolate NSW1024214 ecotype Mountain lineage chromosome 4, Tspe_v1, whole genome shotgun sequence window:
- the LOC122660258 gene encoding cis-3-alkyl-4-alkyloxetan-2-one decarboxylase, whose translation MAIQANVSWLQLQPPQYRLNYSFSTNSLFPRLLNFTGREIRKKSFEFRCRSSQTDDEGYLLDAPESIGDGFSFSGGKYSDGSSPSDEWFNQGKIVKALPALGTGEKAKDPIFGLTMGVGSQASDDVFRWFCVEKGNAAKPSVVLVHGFPSQAYSYRKVLPVLAKDYHAIAFDWLGFGFSDKPQPKYGFDYTLDEYVSSLDALISELVEDKVSIVVQGYFAPVVVKYASNHQDKLNDLILLNPPLMDNHANLPSTLSIFSNFLLGEIFSQDPLRASDKALTSCGPYKMKEEDAMVYRRPYLTSGSSGFALNAISRTMRKQLKTYVGVMKKILSSEDWKVRTAVCWGQRDRWLSYDGIEDFCKSSNHKLVELPMAGHHVQEDSGEELGQIISGLISRRH comes from the exons ATGGCGATTCAAGCTAACGTGTCATGGCTTCAATTGCAGCCACCTCAATACCGCCTCAATTATTCTTTTTCCACGAATTCCTTGTTTCCACGGTTGCTCAACTTCACTGGTCGAGAAATCAGGAAGAAATCATTCGAATTTCGTTGCAGATCCAGCCAAACAGACGATGAG GGATATCTGTTAGATGCCCCAGAATCTATCGGGGATGGGTTTTCCTTCAGTGGAG GGAAATACTCGGATGGGTCAAGCCCATCAGATGAATGGTTCAATCAGGGAAAGATA GTGAAAGCTCTTCCTGCTTTGGGCACTGGTGAGAAGGCAAAGGATCCAATATTTGGACTTACAATGGGTGTTGGTTCTCAGGCTTCAGATGATGTTTTCAG ATGGTTTTGCGTTGAAAAAGGAAATGCTGCTAAGCCATCGGTTGTTTTAGTTCATGGTTTCCCTTCACAG GCATATTCTTATCGCAAAGTTCTTCCTGTACTTGCCAAAGATTATCATGCAATTGCGTTTGATTGGCTAG gttttggattttcagaTAAGCCTCAACCAAAATATGGCTTTGACTACACATTGGATG AGTATGTGTCATCCTTGGATGCTCTTATTAGTGAACTTGTAGAAGATAAAGTTTCCATTGTTGTTCAG GGATACTTTGCTCCAGTAGTTGTCAAATATGCTAGCAATCATCAAGACAAGTTGAATGATCTCATTCTTCTTAATCCTCCT CTGATGGACAATCATGCTAACCTGCCATCAACCTTATCAATATTCAGCAACTTTTTGTTGGGTGAAATTTTCTCCCAG GATCCTCTCAGGGCAAGTGACAAGGCATTGACCAGCTGTGGACCTTACAAGATGAAGGAGGAGGACGCAATGGTTTACAGAAGACCTTATCTCACATCTGGATCTTCAGGATTTGCATTAAATGCAATAAGTAGGACCATGAGGAAGCAGTTGAAG ACCTATGTTGGAGTGATGAAGAAGATACTATCCAGTGAGGACTGGAAAGTCCGGACAGCTGTTTGTTGGGGTCAAAGAGACCGCTGGTTGAGCTATGATGGAATAGAAGATTTTTGCAAGAGTTCAAACCATAAATTGGTGGAGCTTCCAATG GCTGGACATCATGTCCAGGAGGACAGTGGCGAAGAACTCGGACAAATCATTTCCGGACTTATCAGCAGAAGGCATTAG